The following coding sequences are from one Myxococcus stipitatus window:
- a CDS encoding AAA family ATPase has product MDKNFHLFVRHYPGLGFAGHVLTHPHLASFAEDLSTVRNDVSEVLGRLLKRGELWHEQTHWPDLRTRKLMLTVRAVQHGRLLPVPLKLTVVTRQGQGGVERNARKGSTAKGPLHVWVPRVDVEGSLQEASDLEAYVEELVRHELYLAPLERLHSLAYVGEESVETLSVAVRPREAPRARVIDEPRHSVRRPSPPPPGLAEASRCLNEEVRAGLLERAWEREAEVGLLTEAVTSRSRASVLLVGPPSVGKTSLLHELVHRAEAAPAGSPLHKLEFYSTSGSRIMAGMRYLGQWQARVQRMLEELRVRRAVLHLDSLAELLSLGNSESGLDVARHLLPSLESGEVTLVLEATPEDVAKAERTHGAFLQALRHLSIQPLSPVAARGAVQQASQRVARARKVRFTPEALERAAELTERFGEGPPPGGAVSLLRAATTQTSADPLAPRESEVDASAVTRAFCTRTGYPRELVDPAMRLDPDALLRRFRERIVGQDEATVLLRNLVVTLKTGLADPSRPLGAFLLLGPTGVGKTESALALSEYLFGDVARLARFDMAEYAAPGSAARLVGEGGGQQGGLARRVREQPFGVVLLDEVEKADAGVHDLLLQVLGEGRLTDGTGRTVSFRNTVVLLTSNLGADTAARSLGFGADAARNMEAHYLGAATAFFRPELLNRLDQVVPYRALTPDVIRALARRTLEAALAREGLSRRGVTVSFGEDVVDFLARTGFDARYGARPLKRAVEQHAVTPLAQWLAAHATLPHPHILLRVGAESRLELVGAEPRP; this is encoded by the coding sequence ATGGACAAGAACTTCCATCTCTTCGTCCGCCACTACCCCGGCCTGGGCTTCGCGGGCCACGTGCTCACCCACCCCCACCTCGCCTCGTTCGCGGAGGACCTCTCCACCGTCCGCAACGACGTCTCGGAGGTGCTGGGGCGGCTGCTCAAGCGCGGAGAGCTGTGGCACGAGCAGACGCACTGGCCCGACCTGCGCACGCGCAAGCTGATGCTCACCGTCCGCGCCGTGCAGCACGGGCGCCTGCTGCCCGTGCCGCTGAAGCTCACGGTGGTGACGCGCCAGGGACAGGGCGGCGTGGAGCGCAACGCGCGCAAGGGCTCCACGGCGAAGGGCCCCCTGCATGTCTGGGTGCCCCGCGTGGACGTGGAGGGCTCGCTCCAGGAGGCGTCGGACCTGGAGGCCTACGTGGAGGAGCTGGTGCGGCACGAGCTGTACCTCGCGCCGCTGGAGCGCCTGCACTCGCTCGCCTACGTCGGCGAGGAGTCCGTGGAGACGCTCTCCGTGGCGGTGCGCCCGAGGGAGGCCCCGCGCGCGCGCGTCATCGACGAGCCGCGCCACTCCGTGCGCAGGCCGTCGCCCCCGCCGCCGGGGCTCGCGGAGGCCAGCCGCTGCCTCAACGAGGAGGTTCGCGCCGGCCTGCTGGAGCGCGCCTGGGAGCGGGAGGCGGAGGTCGGCCTGCTGACGGAGGCCGTCACGTCCCGCTCGCGCGCCAGCGTGCTGCTCGTGGGCCCCCCTTCCGTGGGCAAGACGTCCCTGCTCCACGAGCTGGTGCACCGGGCCGAGGCCGCGCCCGCCGGCAGCCCCCTGCACAAGCTGGAGTTCTACAGCACGTCGGGCAGCCGCATCATGGCGGGCATGCGCTACCTGGGGCAGTGGCAGGCGCGCGTGCAGCGGATGCTCGAGGAGCTGCGCGTGCGTCGCGCGGTGCTCCACCTGGACAGCCTCGCGGAGCTGCTGTCGCTGGGTAACAGCGAGTCCGGCCTGGACGTGGCCCGGCACCTGCTCCCCTCGCTGGAGAGCGGCGAGGTGACGCTGGTGCTGGAGGCCACGCCCGAGGACGTGGCGAAGGCGGAGCGCACGCACGGGGCCTTCCTCCAGGCGCTGCGACACCTCTCCATCCAGCCACTGTCGCCCGTCGCGGCGCGCGGCGCGGTGCAGCAGGCCTCCCAGCGGGTGGCGCGGGCGCGCAAGGTGCGCTTCACGCCGGAGGCCCTGGAGCGCGCGGCGGAGCTGACCGAGCGCTTCGGCGAGGGCCCACCGCCTGGAGGCGCGGTGTCGCTCTTGCGCGCGGCGACGACGCAGACCTCCGCGGATCCGCTGGCGCCCAGGGAGAGCGAAGTGGACGCCAGCGCGGTGACGCGCGCCTTCTGCACGCGCACGGGCTATCCGCGCGAGCTGGTCGACCCCGCCATGCGGCTGGACCCGGACGCCCTGCTGCGGCGCTTCCGGGAGCGCATCGTCGGCCAGGACGAGGCGACGGTGCTGCTGCGCAACCTCGTCGTCACGCTCAAGACGGGGCTGGCGGACCCCTCGCGGCCCCTGGGGGCGTTCCTGCTGCTCGGCCCCACGGGCGTGGGCAAGACGGAGTCGGCGCTGGCGCTCTCCGAGTACCTGTTCGGGGACGTGGCCCGGCTGGCGCGCTTCGACATGGCGGAGTACGCGGCCCCCGGCAGCGCGGCGCGGCTGGTGGGCGAGGGCGGCGGGCAGCAGGGCGGGCTGGCCCGGCGCGTGCGCGAGCAGCCCTTCGGCGTGGTGCTGCTGGACGAGGTGGAGAAGGCGGACGCGGGCGTCCATGATTTGCTGCTCCAGGTGTTGGGCGAGGGCCGCCTCACGGACGGCACGGGGCGCACGGTCAGCTTCCGCAACACGGTGGTGCTGCTCACCAGCAACCTGGGCGCGGACACGGCGGCGCGCTCGCTGGGCTTCGGCGCAGACGCGGCCAGGAACATGGAAGCGCACTACCTGGGCGCGGCCACGGCCTTCTTCCGGCCGGAGCTGCTCAACCGCCTGGACCAGGTGGTGCCCTACCGCGCGCTCACCCCGGACGTCATCCGGGCGCTGGCCCGCCGCACCCTCGAGGCCGCGCTGGCCCGGGAGGGCCTGTCGCGCCGGGGCGTGACGGTCTCCTTCGGCGAGGACGTCGTGGACTTCCTGGCGCGCACGGGCTTCGACGCGCGCTATGGCGCCCGGCCCCTCAAGCGCGCCGTGGAGCAGCACGCGGTGACGCCGCTGGCCCAGTGGCTCGCGGCGCACGCCACCCTCCCCCACCCCCACATCCTGCTGCGCGTGGGGGCGGAGAGCCGGCTGGAGCTGGTGGGAGCGGAGCCACGCCCCTGA
- a CDS encoding membrane dipeptidase — MQKRRIDLGSRRWLGISLVSALTLGLGCQPVDETEAAAEAAPTAEVERPLAAPGFAEMHHHMFAEEAFGGGWFHGSHTGTLASCDGGFPESDHARVRMDLSAMLNLCPSTGGVNLSSVPVLAQLFGLGGAVGSEFIGKIEGTEGDTGLHLGRMDVPTQWPRWDTIAHQQSWEGWLQQAHQGGMSLVTISLVSNEFLCKVLPYQNLKRACDEMADVDVQLQMARDFDARTSWAEIALSPAHARQIIASGKLAMVLSIEASKLFGAKDWQAELNRYHALGVRSIQPVHQLDNRFGGAAPHNFIFHAAQFLENCHVDTDCGLTGDGFTLGFDVDANCRNVKGLTAEGKALVAELMNKGMLIDVAHMSERSVQDTFAISQARTYYPLYVSHGHFREVMNPALAANEKTTPAWIVRYLRQTGGMFGLRTAHDETRAYTRTPVANNCQGSTRSLAQAYEFGRQGLKVNMGFGADLNGFIQQTRPRFGNNGACSAGFKAEADAQMNQQRVSGPPRLGTDFDEFGLAHVGLLPDVLRDLKQLGVNTTGLEGSTENFLLMWERANSPRTGMADAAADIDTSGVAPYVEKATREATYPQICGKAYAPASKLVGDSCRFAQECAKGTCSATDSCGNATGTCQCSVDTDCATSQYCGWGLNAGKCQPKKAKGGLCASGRECLSGTCRWLTCG, encoded by the coding sequence ATGCAGAAGCGACGTATCGACTTGGGCTCACGGCGTTGGCTGGGCATTTCCCTCGTGTCCGCGTTGACGCTGGGGCTGGGTTGTCAGCCAGTGGACGAGACGGAGGCGGCCGCGGAGGCCGCCCCCACCGCGGAGGTGGAGCGACCGCTGGCGGCGCCCGGCTTCGCGGAGATGCACCACCACATGTTCGCGGAGGAGGCCTTCGGCGGAGGCTGGTTCCACGGCAGTCACACCGGCACGCTGGCGAGCTGTGACGGTGGATTTCCGGAGAGCGACCACGCGCGCGTCCGCATGGACCTGAGCGCGATGCTCAACCTGTGTCCCAGCACGGGCGGGGTGAACCTCTCGAGCGTCCCGGTGCTCGCGCAGCTGTTCGGCCTGGGCGGCGCGGTGGGCTCGGAGTTCATCGGGAAGATCGAGGGCACGGAGGGCGACACCGGCCTGCACCTGGGTCGCATGGACGTGCCCACCCAGTGGCCGCGCTGGGACACCATCGCGCACCAGCAGTCCTGGGAGGGGTGGCTGCAGCAGGCGCACCAGGGCGGCATGTCGCTCGTCACCATCTCCCTGGTGAGCAACGAGTTCCTCTGCAAGGTCCTGCCGTACCAGAACCTCAAGCGCGCCTGCGACGAGATGGCGGACGTGGACGTGCAGCTGCAGATGGCGCGGGACTTCGACGCGCGCACGAGCTGGGCGGAGATCGCCCTGTCACCCGCGCACGCGCGGCAGATCATCGCCTCCGGGAAGCTGGCGATGGTGCTCTCCATCGAGGCGAGCAAGCTGTTCGGCGCCAAGGACTGGCAGGCGGAGCTCAACCGCTATCACGCCCTGGGCGTGCGCTCCATCCAGCCGGTGCACCAGCTGGACAACCGCTTCGGCGGCGCGGCGCCGCACAACTTCATCTTCCACGCGGCGCAGTTCCTGGAGAACTGCCACGTGGACACGGACTGTGGCCTGACGGGGGATGGCTTCACCCTGGGCTTCGACGTGGACGCCAACTGCAGGAACGTGAAGGGCCTGACGGCGGAGGGCAAGGCGCTGGTGGCGGAGCTGATGAACAAGGGCATGCTCATCGACGTGGCGCACATGTCCGAGCGCAGCGTGCAGGACACCTTCGCCATCTCCCAGGCGCGCACGTACTACCCCCTCTACGTCTCCCACGGCCATTTCCGCGAGGTGATGAACCCGGCCCTGGCCGCGAACGAGAAGACGACGCCGGCGTGGATCGTCCGCTACCTGCGCCAGACGGGCGGCATGTTCGGCCTGCGCACCGCGCATGACGAGACGCGCGCCTACACGCGCACCCCGGTGGCCAACAACTGCCAGGGCTCCACGCGCTCGCTGGCGCAGGCCTACGAGTTCGGCCGGCAGGGCCTGAAGGTCAACATGGGCTTCGGCGCGGACCTCAACGGCTTCATCCAGCAGACGCGCCCGCGCTTCGGCAACAACGGGGCGTGCTCGGCGGGCTTCAAGGCGGAGGCGGACGCGCAGATGAACCAGCAGCGCGTCAGCGGCCCGCCGCGCCTGGGCACCGACTTCGACGAGTTCGGTCTGGCCCACGTGGGCCTGCTGCCGGACGTGCTGCGCGATCTCAAGCAGCTGGGCGTGAACACCACGGGGCTGGAGGGCTCCACGGAGAACTTCCTCCTCATGTGGGAGCGCGCCAACTCCCCCCGCACGGGCATGGCGGACGCGGCGGCGGACATCGACACCAGCGGCGTGGCGCCGTACGTGGAGAAGGCGACCCGGGAGGCGACCTACCCGCAGATCTGCGGCAAGGCCTACGCGCCCGCCTCGAAGCTGGTGGGCGACAGCTGCCGCTTCGCCCAGGAGTGCGCCAAGGGGACCTGCTCCGCGACGGACTCGTGCGGCAACGCCACCGGCACCTGCCAGTGCTCGGTGGACACCGACTGCGCCACCAGCCAGTACTGCGGCTGGGGCCTGAACGCCGGCAAGTGCCAGCCGAAGAAGGCCAAGGGGGGCCTGTGCGCGAGCGGGCGTGAGTGCCTGTCGGGCACCTGCCGCTGGCTGACCTGCGGCTGA
- a CDS encoding D-2-hydroxyacid dehydrogenase family protein: MNVAVLDDYLDVARACADWSRLPAGAMLQVFREPLVGEDVRARALAGFDVIVAMRERTAFPASLLERLPDLRLLVTTGMRNASIDLEACRRRGVTVCGTGAVGAPAAELTWALLLALLKRVPESDRALREGAWQTGLTQTVEGKRLGVVGLGKLGTQVARVGRAFGMEVVAWSPRLTAERAEAGGARLVDKHTLFSTSDVVTLHLVLGDGTRGVVGDAELRAMKRSAYLVNTSRAGLVDEAALLSALREERIAGAGLDVFSVEPLPRGHPLTTLPNTVLTPHLGYATRENFDVFYRDALEDILAWSTGQPIRALGTR, translated from the coding sequence ATGAACGTCGCGGTGCTGGATGACTATCTCGACGTGGCGAGGGCTTGCGCGGACTGGTCCCGCCTGCCAGCGGGGGCGATGCTCCAGGTCTTCCGGGAGCCGTTGGTGGGGGAGGACGTCCGGGCCCGGGCCCTGGCCGGGTTCGACGTCATCGTCGCGATGCGCGAGCGCACGGCGTTCCCCGCGTCGCTGCTCGAGCGGCTCCCGGACCTGCGGCTGCTGGTGACGACGGGGATGCGCAACGCGTCCATCGACCTCGAGGCCTGTCGGCGGCGAGGCGTGACGGTGTGCGGCACGGGGGCGGTGGGCGCGCCCGCGGCCGAGCTGACGTGGGCCCTGCTCCTCGCGCTCCTCAAGCGGGTGCCGGAGTCGGACCGCGCGCTGCGAGAGGGGGCCTGGCAGACGGGGCTGACCCAGACGGTGGAGGGCAAGCGCCTGGGCGTGGTGGGGCTCGGCAAGCTGGGCACCCAGGTGGCGCGGGTGGGGCGCGCCTTCGGCATGGAGGTGGTGGCGTGGAGCCCGCGGCTGACGGCCGAGCGCGCCGAGGCGGGAGGCGCGCGGCTCGTGGACAAGCACACGCTGTTCTCCACCTCGGACGTCGTCACCCTGCACCTGGTGCTGGGCGACGGCACCCGGGGCGTCGTCGGCGACGCGGAGCTGCGGGCGATGAAGCGCTCGGCGTACCTCGTCAACACCTCGCGCGCGGGGCTGGTGGACGAGGCGGCCCTGCTGTCGGCGCTGCGCGAGGAGCGCATCGCGGGCGCGGGGCTGGACGTCTTCTCCGTCGAGCCGCTGCCTCGCGGGCACCCGCTCACGACGTTGCCGAACACGGTGCTCACGCCGCACCTGGGCTACGCCACCCGCGAGAACTTCGACGTGTTCTACCGCGACGCGCTGGAGGACATCCTCGCCTGGAGCACGGGGCAGCCCATCCGGGCGCTGGGGACGCGGTGA
- a CDS encoding tetratricopeptide repeat protein, whose protein sequence is MKLLLGELSPVETTAVDAHLDTCASCRTLVADGLRAQTPAAPPLTGSTPTEPHAPRAGRRDDAALEKGTAVGRYLVLELIGAGAMGVVYGAYDPELDRRVAIKLLRTSALGLDVEKERAHLLREAQAMARVSHPNVIAVYDVGTFEQHVFLAMERVEAQTLGHWLQAAPRPWREVLDRFLDAGHGLAAAHAAGVVHGDFKPENVLVDKDDQVHVTDFGLARLGATSDDESPPGAPSPEEARRTERSVRGGTPAYMAPEQLLGKTRAGPAGDQYSFCVALHEALYGCRPFEGGTLAALTAHVATGEVPPPPAGTRVPPWVRRVLLRGLSQRPEDRFPSLEALLDALQRDPLARWRRGLQVAIAVAVLVAAVGLTHAVHTSGARACAGAHEEIASVWGPAQQEAIHAAFMATNRPYAAAAWERVRRELDAYTAAWTTTRVTTCEATRVRGEQSEDVLAWRMRCLDNRLADVAALASVLAQADARTVDEAHRTARTLPSLVSCSEELAPGETPPPLDAEGQRRHMELRDKLSRGRALLATGRYAEGVALMEPTVRGASQSGNRYDIAESSLLLGELREGAGDWRGAEGALFNAVNAAEATRQDSVAARAWTLLVRVTCVGLDEYALAARWKDRAAAAIDRLGAGNELLRIQLLTHAGTVLRKQRHYDEAVAQQEQALTLAESTFGPDSLEAASVHEALGATHWNRQTLREARTHLERAVAVTREALGSEHPEAARVKQALGPVLREMKEMKAAEQLAREVLATYERTLGAEHPRIYDVLNDLAMALVEDGRMDEALPHFERALTIVAKTDGSQSVGAAILHSNLASLYFLQKKWDLALEQYQHCITIREKLHGPRSPELVTVLRMLGRVHARQEQYAEALPYMQRAVDILLQQSDDSTGHWRYALAELGATYLKVNRPKDALASLERADAGWDKAEPVPDFTLTSIRFNLARALWDSDKDRTRAIRLALEARGLAARETTPDSGNRARIDAWLAERHIP, encoded by the coding sequence ATGAAGCTGCTCCTGGGCGAGCTGTCGCCCGTGGAGACCACGGCGGTGGACGCGCACCTCGACACCTGCGCCTCCTGTCGCACCCTGGTGGCGGACGGCCTGCGCGCCCAGACGCCCGCCGCTCCGCCCCTCACGGGCTCCACGCCCACGGAGCCCCACGCGCCTCGCGCGGGGCGACGTGACGACGCCGCGCTGGAGAAGGGCACGGCCGTGGGGCGCTACCTGGTGCTGGAGTTGATCGGCGCGGGCGCCATGGGCGTGGTGTATGGCGCCTACGACCCGGAGCTGGACCGCCGCGTGGCCATCAAGCTGCTGCGCACCAGCGCCCTGGGCCTGGACGTGGAGAAGGAGCGCGCCCACCTGCTGCGCGAGGCCCAGGCCATGGCCCGCGTCTCCCACCCCAACGTCATCGCCGTCTACGACGTGGGCACCTTCGAGCAGCACGTGTTCCTGGCCATGGAGCGCGTGGAGGCCCAGACGCTGGGCCACTGGCTCCAGGCCGCGCCCCGCCCCTGGCGCGAGGTGCTCGACCGCTTCCTCGACGCGGGCCACGGCCTGGCGGCGGCCCATGCCGCGGGCGTCGTCCACGGTGACTTCAAGCCGGAGAACGTCCTGGTCGACAAGGACGACCAGGTGCACGTCACCGACTTCGGCCTCGCGCGCCTGGGCGCGACCTCCGACGACGAGAGCCCCCCGGGCGCGCCCAGTCCGGAGGAGGCGCGCAGGACGGAGCGCTCGGTGCGGGGCGGGACGCCGGCGTACATGGCGCCGGAGCAGCTGCTCGGCAAGACGCGCGCGGGCCCCGCGGGGGACCAGTACTCCTTCTGCGTCGCACTCCACGAGGCCCTCTACGGCTGCCGTCCGTTCGAGGGCGGCACGCTGGCCGCGCTCACCGCCCACGTGGCCACGGGAGAGGTTCCCCCGCCCCCCGCGGGCACCCGCGTCCCGCCCTGGGTCCGGCGGGTGCTCCTGCGAGGCCTGTCACAGCGCCCCGAGGACCGCTTCCCCTCGCTGGAGGCGCTGCTCGACGCGCTCCAGCGGGACCCGCTGGCCCGATGGCGCCGCGGGCTCCAGGTCGCCATCGCGGTGGCCGTGCTCGTCGCGGCCGTGGGGCTGACCCACGCGGTCCACACCAGCGGCGCCCGGGCGTGCGCGGGCGCCCACGAGGAGATCGCCAGCGTCTGGGGGCCCGCGCAGCAGGAGGCCATCCACGCCGCCTTCATGGCCACGAACCGGCCCTACGCCGCCGCGGCCTGGGAGCGCGTCCGCAGGGAGCTGGACGCGTACACCGCGGCGTGGACCACCACGCGCGTCACCACCTGCGAGGCGACGCGCGTGCGCGGCGAGCAGTCCGAGGACGTGCTGGCGTGGCGCATGCGCTGCCTCGACAACCGGCTGGCGGACGTGGCCGCGCTGGCCAGCGTGCTGGCCCAGGCCGACGCGCGCACGGTCGACGAGGCCCACCGCACCGCCCGCACCCTCCCCTCGCTGGTCTCCTGCTCCGAGGAGCTGGCCCCGGGCGAGACCCCTCCGCCCCTCGACGCCGAGGGACAGCGGCGCCACATGGAGCTGCGCGACAAGCTGTCCCGGGGGCGCGCGCTGCTGGCCACCGGCCGCTACGCCGAGGGCGTCGCGCTGATGGAGCCCACCGTCCGCGGCGCCAGCCAGTCCGGCAACCGCTACGACATCGCGGAGAGCTCGCTGTTGCTGGGCGAGCTGCGAGAGGGCGCGGGCGACTGGCGCGGCGCGGAGGGCGCCCTCTTCAACGCGGTCAACGCGGCGGAGGCCACGCGCCAGGACTCCGTCGCGGCCCGCGCGTGGACGCTGCTGGTGCGCGTGACGTGCGTGGGGCTGGACGAGTACGCCCTGGCCGCGCGCTGGAAGGACCGGGCCGCCGCCGCCATCGACCGCCTGGGCGCGGGCAACGAGCTGCTCCGCATCCAACTGCTCACCCACGCCGGCACGGTGCTGCGCAAGCAGCGACACTACGACGAGGCCGTGGCCCAGCAGGAGCAGGCGCTCACCCTGGCGGAGAGCACCTTCGGCCCGGACAGCCTGGAGGCGGCCAGCGTCCACGAGGCGCTGGGCGCCACCCACTGGAACCGCCAGACGCTGCGGGAGGCGCGCACCCACCTGGAGCGCGCCGTCGCCGTCACCCGGGAGGCCCTGGGCTCCGAACACCCGGAGGCCGCTCGCGTGAAGCAGGCCCTGGGCCCGGTGCTCCGGGAGATGAAGGAGATGAAGGCCGCGGAGCAGCTCGCCCGCGAGGTGCTCGCCACCTACGAGCGCACCCTGGGCGCGGAACATCCGCGCATCTACGACGTCCTCAACGACCTGGCCATGGCGCTCGTCGAGGACGGTCGCATGGACGAAGCCCTGCCGCACTTCGAGCGGGCGCTGACCATCGTGGCCAAGACGGATGGTTCGCAGAGCGTGGGCGCCGCCATCCTCCACAGCAACCTGGCCAGCCTCTACTTCCTGCAGAAGAAGTGGGACCTCGCGCTGGAGCAGTACCAGCACTGCATCACCATCCGGGAGAAGCTCCACGGCCCGAGGTCCCCGGAGCTCGTCACCGTCCTGCGCATGCTGGGCCGCGTCCACGCGCGCCAGGAGCAGTACGCGGAGGCCCTCCCGTACATGCAGCGGGCGGTCGACATCCTCCTCCAGCAGTCCGACGACTCCACCGGCCACTGGAGGTATGCCCTGGCGGAGCTGGGCGCCACCTATCTCAAGGTGAACCGCCCCAAGGACGCGCTCGCCTCCCTGGAGCGCGCCGACGCGGGCTGGGACAAGGCGGAGCCCGTCCCCGACTTCACCCTCACCTCCATCCGCTTCAACCTCGCGCGCGCCCTGTGGGACTCGGACAAGGACCGCACCCGCGCCATCCGGCTCGCCCTGGAGGCGCGGGGCCTGGCGGCGCGCGAGACGACGCCGGACAGCGGCAACCGCGCGCGCATCGACGCGTGGCTCGCGGAGCGCCACATCCCCTGA
- a CDS encoding NAD(P)/FAD-dependent oxidoreductase, whose amino-acid sequence MTSTIPLEAPAPMLHLTPRLPPGQKHVIVIGGGFAGLNAAKSLARDSRVQVTLIDQRNHHLFQPLLYQVATAGLRPSDIAVPIRAQFTGMRNVGVHLGRVRQVGLQEKWVEVEDDSGHAVRASYDFLVLACGAQHSYFGRSEWEAHAPGLKTLEQATEIRRRILSAFEQAENEFDPERQRALLNFVVVGGGPTGVELAGAIADIARTVLVKDFRRINPSSARVLLVEAGARLLPAFTEDLSHRAARDLTELGVEVRTSSRVTAVDAEGIQIGDERIEAGNVFWGAGVEADKLTRVLGAELDRAGRVKVSADLSIPGFPDAFVVGDAAHIDIGGQVIPGLAPAAIQSGHWAARNIVASIDGRPRVPFRYRDKGIMATIGKHRAIAQTGSLRLTGFIAWVAWLFVHVLYLIGFKNRVTVFLEWTWSYLFAKRGARLITQRDWKLRA is encoded by the coding sequence GTGACCTCCACCATCCCTCTCGAGGCTCCCGCGCCCATGCTGCACCTCACTCCGCGGCTGCCGCCCGGGCAGAAGCACGTCATCGTGATTGGAGGCGGCTTCGCGGGCCTCAACGCCGCGAAGTCGCTGGCCCGCGATTCGCGGGTGCAGGTGACGCTCATCGACCAGCGCAACCACCACCTCTTCCAGCCGCTGCTCTACCAGGTGGCCACCGCGGGGCTGCGGCCGTCGGACATCGCGGTGCCCATCCGCGCGCAGTTCACGGGGATGCGCAACGTGGGTGTGCACCTGGGGCGGGTGCGTCAGGTGGGGCTCCAGGAGAAGTGGGTCGAGGTCGAGGACGACAGCGGTCACGCGGTGCGCGCCAGCTATGACTTCCTGGTGCTCGCCTGTGGCGCGCAGCACAGCTACTTCGGGCGCAGCGAGTGGGAGGCTCACGCCCCGGGCCTGAAGACGCTCGAGCAGGCGACGGAGATTCGGCGGCGCATCCTCTCCGCCTTCGAGCAGGCGGAGAACGAGTTCGACCCGGAGCGACAGCGCGCCCTGCTCAACTTCGTGGTGGTGGGGGGTGGCCCCACGGGCGTGGAGCTCGCGGGGGCCATCGCCGACATCGCCCGCACGGTGCTGGTGAAGGACTTCCGCCGCATCAACCCCTCCAGCGCGCGCGTCCTGCTGGTGGAGGCGGGTGCCCGGCTGCTGCCCGCCTTCACGGAGGACCTCTCCCATCGCGCCGCGCGGGATTTGACGGAGCTGGGCGTGGAGGTCCGGACGTCTTCGCGCGTCACCGCCGTGGACGCGGAGGGCATCCAGATTGGCGACGAGCGCATCGAGGCCGGCAACGTCTTCTGGGGCGCGGGCGTGGAGGCGGACAAGCTCACGCGCGTGCTCGGCGCGGAGCTGGACAGGGCGGGGCGGGTGAAGGTGTCCGCGGACCTCTCCATCCCGGGCTTCCCGGACGCCTTCGTCGTGGGGGACGCCGCGCACATCGACATCGGCGGACAGGTCATCCCGGGCCTCGCCCCGGCCGCCATCCAGTCCGGGCACTGGGCGGCTCGCAACATCGTCGCGTCCATCGACGGGCGGCCCCGCGTGCCCTTCCGCTACCGCGACAAGGGCATCATGGCGACCATCGGGAAGCACCGGGCCATCGCGCAGACGGGCTCCCTGCGCCTGACGGGCTTCATCGCGTGGGTGGCGTGGCTCTTCGTCCACGTCCTGTACCTCATCGGCTTCAAGAACCGGGTGACGGTGTTCCTGGAGTGGACGTGGAGCTACCTCTTCGCGAAGCGGGGCGCGCGACTCATCACCCAGCGCGACTGGAAGCTGCGCGCCTGA